In Channa argus isolate prfri chromosome 23, Channa argus male v1.0, whole genome shotgun sequence, the following are encoded in one genomic region:
- the bet1l gene encoding BET1-like protein, with the protein MADWNRGHGSVDDMLDAENKRLAENLATKVTRLKSLAYDIDREAEDQNEYLDNMDSNFLSATGLLTGSVKRFSTMVRSGRDNRRILCYVSVGLVLVFFLLYYLVSRIQQ; encoded by the exons ATGGCTGACTGGAATAGAG GTCATGGCTCTGTGGATGACATGCTGGATGCCGAAAATAAACGGCTGGCTGAGAACTTGGCCACCAAAGTCACCAGGCTGAAATCT CTGGCATATGACATCGACAGAGAGGCCGAGGATCAGAACGAGTATCTGGATAACATG gacTCAAACTTCCTTAGTGCGACAGGTCTATTGACCGGAAGTGTGAAGCGTTTCTCCACCATGGTCCGATCGGGCAGAGACAACCGCCGCATCCTTTGCTATGTGTCTGTGGGCCTGGTCCTGGTCTTCTTCCTTCTTTACTACCTCGTCTCCAGGATTCAACAATGA